A genome region from Fodinibius salicampi includes the following:
- a CDS encoding threonine aldolase family protein gives MIDLRSDTVTKPTTEMRKVIADAEVGDDVFGEDPSANALEEKVARMFGFEAGLFVPSGTMGNQLSIKVLTDPGEEVLIEEAGHIINYESTAAAHLSSVQLTPIRGDKGKISVDDLQDRLRGTHDWEPRTKVLSIENSTNKGGGCCYTEEELLRIRTFADKQNLVVHLDGARIWNAMIATGTKPEFYGSIADTMSVCFSKGLGAPVGSMVLSTQKNIDQARRMRKMWGGGMRQIGMLAAAAGYAIEEHLPLLQEDHRRARELAETIEGCSGFAIGLDSVETNILIFDVLDESAVSAVERLEEEGIRLVPFGPNTLRATFHFQITDQDLEQVQSVFETCFG, from the coding sequence ATGTATTCGGGGAAGATCCATCTGCCAATGCTTTAGAAGAAAAGGTAGCACGAATGTTCGGCTTTGAAGCAGGCTTGTTTGTTCCCAGTGGTACAATGGGCAACCAGTTGAGCATAAAGGTACTCACGGACCCGGGGGAGGAAGTACTGATTGAAGAAGCAGGACATATCATTAATTATGAATCTACGGCAGCAGCACACCTTTCGTCGGTACAGCTGACTCCCATCCGGGGAGACAAAGGTAAGATTTCGGTAGATGATTTGCAGGACAGGCTACGTGGGACTCATGACTGGGAGCCTAGAACGAAAGTTTTATCGATAGAGAACTCAACCAACAAGGGAGGAGGGTGCTGCTATACGGAGGAGGAATTGCTGAGGATACGTACATTTGCTGATAAGCAGAATTTGGTAGTGCATCTCGACGGAGCTCGTATCTGGAATGCAATGATAGCTACGGGAACTAAACCGGAATTTTACGGCAGTATTGCCGATACTATGTCGGTTTGCTTTAGTAAGGGTCTGGGAGCCCCGGTGGGATCGATGGTTTTGTCCACCCAAAAAAATATTGATCAGGCGCGCCGGATGCGTAAGATGTGGGGCGGTGGTATGCGCCAGATAGGGATGCTAGCTGCGGCGGCGGGTTATGCTATCGAAGAACATCTTCCATTGCTGCAAGAGGATCACCGTCGGGCTCGGGAGCTGGCAGAAACAATTGAGGGATGCTCGGGGTTTGCCATAGGCTTGGATTCAGTAGAGACCAATATTTTAATTTTTGATGTATTGGATGAATCAGCTGTGTCTGCGGTAGAGCGACTGGAAGAAGAGGGGATACGGCTGGTCCCATTTGGTCCCAATACATTGCGAGCTACGTTCCATTTTCAGATTACAGATCAAGATTTAGAGCAGGTGCAATCGGTGTTTGAGACCTGTTTTGGATAG